In Aureimonas sp. AU20, the genomic window GCCATGAACGCGGGCGAGCGTCGCGATCTCGGCGGCGTACCAGGCGGGAGCATTGGAGAAGCCGTAGTAAAGAATGTCGCCCCGGCGCACCGCGTCGGTCAGCGCCCGCAAGACCTCCTCGGGGGGCGTCGTGCGGTCCCAGACATGGGTCCAGTAGAGGTCGATATGATCGGTGCCGAGCCGGCGCAGCGAGCCTTCCAGCCCGTTGCGGATGTTGCGGGCGCTGTTGCCGCCGGCGAGCGGCGTGTCGTCGCGCCGGGGAAAGCCGGACTTCGTGGCGATCACCAGCTTTTCGCGCAAGGCCCGGTCCGTGATGAAGCGGCCCAGCATGGTCTCGCTCTCGCCGCCGGAATAAACGTCGGCCGTGTCGATGAAATTGCCGCCCGCCTCGACATAGGCGTCGAAGATCGCCCGCGCGCCCGCCTCCTCCGCGCCCCAGCGGCCCGCGCCGAAGGTCATGGTGCCGAGTGCCAGCGGGCTGACGGCGAGGCCGGAACGGCCGAGCGTGCGATAGGTCGTGAGATCCATTGTTGTGTCTCCTTCAGAACTGAAGGCGAAGGTAGCGCTTGCGCCGGCGCGGGATTAGCGCCAATTCCTGACAAGGGTTTATGAACGGAGCACAGCAATGCGGCGCGGTGAGCTGGACGATCTGGCGCTGTTCGCAGCCGTCGCGCGCGCGCGCAGCTTCACGCGCGCGGCGGCCGAACTCGGCCTTTCGCCCTCCGCGCTCAGCCATGCGCTGCGCGGGCTGGAAAGCCGGCTCGGCGTGCGCCTGCTCGCCCGCACCACGCGCAGCGTGGCGCCCACCGCCGCCGGGGAACGGCTCCTGGAGCGGCTTCAACCGGCGCTGGACGAGGTGGCGCTGGGCCTCTCGATCCTAGCCGACTGGCGCGACGCGCCCTCCGGCGCGCTGCGGCTCACCACCTTCAACTACGCCGCGCGCACCATCCTCGCGCCGCGCCTGCCGCGCTTCCTGCTCGACCATCCCGACATCGCGGTGGAGGTGGTGGTGGACGACCGGCTGGTGGATCTCGTGGCGGGCGGCTTCGACGCCGGCATCCGCTTCGGCGAAACGGTGGAGCGGGACATGGTGGCCGTGCGCGTCGGGCCGGACCTGCGCACCGTCGTGATCGGCACGCCGGACTATTTCAAAAGGCACGCCCGCCCCGAAACGCCGGCCGACCTGAAGACGCATAGCTGCGTCAACTATCGGCTGATCGGCGGCGGCGGGCTGCTGCCCTGGGAGTTCGAGCGGGATGGGCAGGAGATCAAGGTGCAGGTCGGCGGGCAGCTGATCGTCAACGACGAGGTGCTGGCGGGCGCCGCCGTGCGCGCGGGCGCGGGCCTCGGCTACATGCTGGAGCACGACGTGGCGGGGGAGATCGCGGACGGGCGTCTCGTGCAGGTGCTGGACGGCTGGTGCGCGCCCTTCCCCGGCTGCCATCTCTATTATCCCAGCCGGCAGGTTCCGCTGGCGTTGCGCGCACTGATCGACACGCTGCGTTGGACGGGCAGCCAGCCGCAGAGCTGACGGCGCCCGCGGGCTTCGGAGGCCGCGTTCACACGGCGACGCTGCGCCGAGCGAGCGCCCGCCGGACGTTCTGACGGGTCTCCGCACGGCAAAGCGCATAGGCCTGCATCGCGGTCATCGGCCGCCCCAGGAGATAGCCCTGCGCCACCTCGCAGCCGGCCTGGCGCAGGACCTCGAACTGTTCCTCCGTCTCGACGCCCTCGCCCACCGTGCCGACGCCGAGCCCTCGCGCCAGCTGCACGACCGCATGGAGAACGGCGGCGGCTGCCGGGTCGAACGGCGCGGTCTGGACGAAGCTCAGATCGATCTTGATGCAGTCGAGGTCGAACTTTCTGAGATGCGCCAGTGAGGAATAGCCGGTGCCGAAATCGTCCATCGCGACGCGGATGCCGCTGTCGCGCAGGGTTCGCAGCGAGGCGGCGATCAGCTCGCTGTCCTCCACCAGGGCGGTTTCCGTCAGCTCGATCTCGAGCCTGTCCGGCGACACGCCGGCCGCTTCCAGAAGGCGCGCGACCTCGCCCGGAAAACCCTCGCTGCGCAACTGGACGGGCGAGACGTTGACCGCGACATGGATGCCGTCGGGCCATTGGCGAACATGCCGGCACGCTTCCTCGACGATCCACAGGCCAATCTCGCGGATCAAGCCGGTTTCTTCGGCCACGGGAATGAACTCGCCCGGCGAGATGAACCCGCGCGCGGGATGCTGCCAGCGGATCAGCGCCTCGAAGCCCAGGACGCTGCGATCCTCGATCCGGTAGAGCGGCTGGTAGAGGAGCGTGAACTCGCCGCGCTCCAACGCGCCGCGCAGGTCCGCCTCCAGCACGCTTCGGCGCATCGCCGCTTCCTGCATTCCGGCCTCGTAGCGCTGGTTGCGCCCCCGGCCCAGCGTCTTGGCCTTGTAGAGCGCGAGGTCGGCATGCTGGATCATCACGTCGGCGCTGGCCGCGTCCCGCGTCGAGGCCATGCCGATGCTGCAGCCCACGCTCACCATGCGTCCGTGGATCAGGAACGGATCGCTCAAAGTGGCGATGATGCGCCGGCTTAGCCCGGCCGCCTCGTCCTCGTCGCAGGAGAGCGAGAGAACGGCGAACTCGTCCCCCGCCAGCCGGGCCACGAGCTCGCCCCGCTCGCAGACGCGCCCCATGCGAACCCCGCATTCCGTCAACAGCCAGTCGCCGGCCGCATGGCCGAGCGTGTCGTTGACGATCTTGAACCGGTCGAGATCGATCAGGAAAAGGGTCGCCGCCCGCCGGCCTTCATAGGCGGCCTCCAGCTCCTGCGCGAATTTTCGCCGGTTGGGCAGGCCGGTCAGCGGGTCGTGGAAGGCCAGCCGCTCCACCTCCCGCTGCGCCTGCCGCTCGGCGGTCACGTCGTCATAGGTCAGAACCGCGCCGCCGCCCATGATCGGCCGGCAGGAGACGCTGATGGTTCGCCCATCCTCCAGCGCGTGTTCGAGATAGGTGGTCCGGTCGAGGGCGAACCATTGCGTGTGATTGTCGATCACCCGGCCAAGACGCGCCTCGTTCCAACCCAGGCGCTCGGCCAGATTGGCGAGATAGCGCTGCCAGGGCATTCCGATCGCGACCCCCTCGGGCCGGATGTCGAAGAGCGTCACCAGTCGGTCATTGAAGAGGTCGATGCGTCCGCCGGCCCCGATCACGAGAAGGCCGTTCGACATGTTGGTGAGCGCGTTGGAGAACAGGGCCTCCCGCTGCTTCTGCTCGGCCAGTTTGGAACTCGAGGTGACGAGGGCGCCGGCGCTAAGCGCCAGACAGATGACCACGATGCCGACCAGAAAACCGAGAATGCTGCGGTCGATCCCCGACGGCTCGCTTCCGACCGGCACGATGGCGGTGCCGGCGATGAGGCCGAAATGAACGAGGCTGACGGCCGCCACGGCGAGCGCGATGCGGATGCCTGGGCGCGTCCTCTCCGGCAGCGCCATCGCCAGCGCGCACAAGGCGGCGCTGGCGAGCGCGATCGGTACGGCGCCCGCCGCCGGTTGCTCGACGCCGCAATTGGTCAGCGCCGCCATGCCGGCGACATGCATGAGCACGATCCCCGCGCCCGTCACTGCGCCGCCCAGAAGCTTGAGCCAGGTTCGATCGGTCAAGGCCGTCAGCGCCGCCGGCAGGCCCACGATCGCCACGCTGATCAGGGCCGAGGCTGCGGTCATGTCGGGATCGAAGGAAAAGGCGAAGTCCGGCCGGTAGCCCAGCGTCGCGATGAAATGGGTGGTCCACACGCCGAGGCCGCCGGCCAGCGCCGCAAAGCCCAGCCATTGCAGCCGGGACAGGCCCACGGTGCCGCGCACCCGCTCGAAAAGATCGAAGAAAAGCCAGGACGCCACGATGCAGACGACCGTTGCCGCCACCACGAGGGTGATCGCATGGTCCTTGGCGAGCGTCAGGAAGATTTCAACCATGGGTCACCGCTTCATTAAACCCAGCGTTATAGGGCGAACCTCTTTTTTTCGTGAAAGCTGTGACGCACAACCTGCGGGTCGCGCTCGCGACACGCAGGATGGTTTTCGCTCGGTTTGCATTCGGCTATCTCAGCCGGCATCGCGCGTCGACTTGAAGCAATCTGAGGGAGCGAAAAGGATGCGTGCTTATCGACCGGCGGATCGAGACGGCTGTCTGCGCTTGTTCGACGGCAATGTACCCGAGTTCTTCGCCCCGTCCGAGCGGGGTGATTTCGCGGGCTTCCTGTCCCGGCCAAGCCACACGGCCCATTTTTGGGTCCTGGAACAGGGCGGCGCGCTGGTCGCCTGCGGCGGCTGGCTTCCCGAGGCGGACGGCGAAACCGTCGGCCTCTGCTGGGGCATGGTGGATCGAGCCCTACAGAGGAAGGGTCTCGGCAGCCGCCTGACGCAGGCCCGCATCCTGGCGGCTCGGCAGGCACCCGGCATAACCCGCGTGCGGCTCGACACGACCCAGCATAGCCAAGGCTTCTACGCCCGCTTCGGCTTCGAGGTGGAGAACATTTCCAAGGACGCCTACGCGCCGGGGTTGGATCGATGGGACATGATCCTGAGGCTGTGACGGACCGCTCGACGCTCGGTGGCACTCCATCGGCGCGCAGCCGGCAGGCCGAACACTATTTCCCTCGCGCGCTTGGAATCAGAATAATCTATCTCTTTAATGGAGAGATAGGCCCTATGATCCCGGCCCGTATCGCCATGCTCGAAAGGCCGGGCTACGGTCTCCCCAGCCTTTCGCCGAATCGACGCCGATCCGCCGACGACCCTTGCCCCGCGTAACAGACCAAGGACCTGCCCCATGACTCTCGCCCGCTACGCCTTCGTCAAAGCCAACTGGCATTCCGACATCGTCGATCAGTCGCTCGCGGGTTTCACCGAAATCGTCTCGCCCGAGGCGGTGGACGTGTTCGACGTGCCCGGCGCCTTCGAGCTGCCCTTGATGGCGCTGGAGCTGGCGCGCACGGGGCGCTACGAGGCGGTGGTGGGCGCGGCCTTCGTGGTGGACGGCGGCATCTACCGGCATGACTTCGTGGCGCAGGCGGTGGTGGACGGGCTGATGCGCGCGGGGCTGGAGTCCGGCGTGCCGGTTCTCTCGGTGTCGCTGACCCCGCATCACTATCAGGAAACCGAGCACCACAACGCGATCTTCCGCGCCCATTTCGTGGAGAAGGGCCGCGAGGCCGCCCGCGCGGCGCTGGCGATCGGCAAAACCCGCGCGGCCGCCAAGGCCCTGTCCGCCGCGCCCCTCGCTTCGCCCCGCCGGCCCTGGCCGGTGGAGGCACAGGATCGCCGCGCGGTCTGACCGCACGAAGGGTCGCGGCGGCCTCGCCTTCGTGAGCCTTTTGAAGCGAAGCCACCGGGGCACAGCCGCCCCGGCGGCTTTGCGGCTTACATCGGCGGAACGACGCCCTGATTGCCGACCACGACGAAGGCGGTCGAGAGCTTGCCGTCGGCGGCCTTGGTGGCAGGCACGAAAACCGGCGCGCCGGGCTTGAGGTCGGAGGCGCTTGCGTCCGCGAAGGTCACGACCGGAATGTTCGCCGGCAGCGAAACGGTCTTGGAGCCCGTGGGATAGGTCAGCGTCAGCTGCCGGCCGTTGACGCTTTCCACTGCGTTGGAGACCGTGGCGTTGGTCATGGTCGAGTTGGGCTGCAGGTCCCAGGGGAAGCTGCCCTCGTTGGCGCCCTTCATCGCGGCGGGAAAGATCAGGACTTCCAGCGCGCCGGCGGGCGCGCCGCCGGTGGCCGGCGCGGAGGCGACGCCGACATAGTCGCCCGCCTTGATGTCGGTGGCGGAGGCCGGCTTCACGCCGCGCACGCCGACATTGGCCGCCATCTCGATCTTCACCACCGGCCCCTCGCGCGAGGTGACGGACAGGGTCGATCCCTCGACGGCGGCGATCGTGCCGCGCACGCGGGACGGCTGGGGGTCCTGCGCGGCCGCGAGCGAGGCCGACAGGACAAGCGAGCCGAGAACGAGGCTCGCGACGGGAAGGGCTAGGCGCATGGGTCGATCCTCTCGCATGGGGCATCCGATTGAATCGCCCACCAGCAAAGCGCGATAAGTCGCCTGCTTCGCGTTGGTTTCAAGGCAAGGGGCGCGTAGCGCTTACGCAGCGTCCCTGGGTTGTCGAGGCTGCCGACGAAACGCGCACGAGCGGCCGCCTGTTTTGGAGCGCTCAACGAAGCTTCGTCGGGTTCGCTGGGCGGATCTTTTCGTGGCCGGCATAAGCCACCCTTCCGCTTAGCAAGTCTTTCGGGCGGCATCGGAACCCCGGGTCAAGACCTGTGCGCGGTCGGATTTCATTCGCCCACGAGGAGCATACGGCCAGCGGATGTCGGCGGCGCCGCCCAAGCTGTTGCGATGATGTGAGTGGACCGAAGACCCCTCGCAAATCCCGTTCCGCGTTCTCAGCCCGTCATCCCATAGTCGAAGGCGAGTTGGCCGGGCGCTTCGCCTCGCTCGGCCAGCGCCAGTGCCAGATGCGGATCGACGCCGAGATCGCCTCGGATCAGGCCGTGCGACCAGCGATGGCGCGCGCGGGGCCGCTCCCAGGGCGGGCTGTCCACGATCGGATACCAGCAGAGGCCGGCGATCTCGGCGCCCTTCTCGCGCGCGGCGTGGATCTCGGCGAGGACATGGCGCAGCCAGTCCGCCTTGGTCCAGCCGGGATGGCGGCGACGCTGCTCGGGATGGCCGTCATGCCAGCTCGTTTCACTGACGAGGATCGGCAGACCATAGCGCCGCGCCACCTTCGCCAGCACCTTGCGCAGCGAGGTCCGGGCGGTGTGAGGGTAGTAGTTGACGCCGACGAGATCGACCAGCCCCTCCGCCACCAGCGCGTCGGTCGCCACGAACTGGCGCTCGCCGATCCCGTTCAGCGGATCGGTGGAGAGAAGGCGCACGTCGGGGTGATGATCGCGCGCGACGCGCGACATGGTCACGGCGAGGCGCACCGCCTCGTCCCGGCCCATGCCGGCCAGCATGGGATAGACCGAGGGCTCGTTGACCGGGCAGATCCAGAACGGGCGGTCCGGCCGCGCGGCGAGCGCGGCGGTGCGCGCATGGGCCACCGGGTCTTGCGGCGGGTCGAAATGGTTGAGGTCCCAGATCACGTCGGCGCCGATCCGCTCGGCAAGGCGCAGCCGCGCGGCGACGTCGTGCCGCCAGGGCAGGCCGTCGCGCGAGCGCAGGAACCCATGGCTGCGCGCGATCGCGTAATGGGCCTCCATCCGGTCGCCCGGCATGTGGCGCGTGGTGTGGAGCAGGTCGTGCCCGTTCCAGCCGAGCCGCCCGCATTCGAAGCCTGCGAGAAGGGGAGTCATGCCGGCTTCTTGCGCGAGGCGGGCGGCGCGAACAAGCGGCATTTCGCTGATGTCGAGGCGGTGCGCGCGGGCGTCGCGGGAGAGCGCACGGGTTTTCCACCTCGGCCTTCGCTCAGGGGACCAAGCCGTCTTCGAGAACGCGAGCCGGCGAAATGAGCGACAAGGCCGGGCTTGGCGCGAACAAGCGGCATTCGCGGATGGCGAGGTGGTGCGCGCGGGCGTCGCGGGAGGATGTGGCTTTCCACCTCGGCCGTCGCCCGGAGAGCCAGATCGGCTTCGAAGAGGCGAGCGGACGAGATGACCGGCAAGGCCGGGCTTGGAATGCGGTGGGCGTCTTCGCCGGCCTCTCCGCGCGTCGCGAGGTTCGGCGCATCCTTTCCACGCCGCTCGGTTCCCTCCGGACCGCCGTCCGTGCCCGCCGGAATCGGCTGAACTCAACCTGAACGCCGCCGTTCAGTCTGCCGAGGGCGCCGGGCGCCTAGAACGGGTCATCCGAAACGACGAGGTGACCGACATGAGCGATCACGAGACGCAGCCTAGCAACACCACGCCGATCCAGTCCGCCGCCCCGGCCTCCGACCCGCGCCCCGGCGCTCCCCGCAAGGGCGGGCGCAACGCGATCCTGGGCCTTGGTGCGCTCGGCATCCTGGCGCTGGGCTTTGCCGGCGGCGCGGCGGCCTGGAGCGCGACGCGGCCTCACGATGTCAGCTTCGACGCCTCGATGAAGTCGACGCCGATCGCGGAGCTGAAGGAAGCCTCCTCGATCGGGATCACCGGTCAGGTCGAGCAGATCTACGGCAACAAGTTCGTGGTGAACGACGGCGCCTCTCGCGCGCTGGTTGAGACCGGCCGGGCCGGCGAAGGCGGCAAGCTCGTCAATGCCGGCGAGACGGTGACGGTGCAGGGCCGCTTCGACGATGGCTTCCTTCATGCCGCCGCGATCCGCCATGCCGACGAGCGCGTGGACGAGCTAACCCCGCCCCCGCCGCCGCATCATGGCCCGCGCCACGGCCCCGGCGCTGAGCGTCCCGGCGCCGAGGGCCCGGGTGTCGACGGGCCGGGCGAACCCGGCTGATCCCGCCGCCCTCTCAGACTTCCCCCTGTTCGACCGTCCCTCGCCCCTGCCGGGCGCGGGATCGAGGTCGCGCAAGCCCGGCTCCCCGCCTGCCCCGCCCAAGGGGCCCTTTGAGCCGACGTTTCGAAAGACTGATGTCATGATGAAGCAAGCCTTGCTCGCAACGGCTTTGGCCGTCGGGCTGACCTCCTTCGCCTCGGCGCAGACCGCGCCCCCGCCGCCACCGGCCGCTCCGCCGGCTCCGATGGCAGCGCCGGGCGCTGCGCCTCCTCCCGCCGACATGCGCCCGGCGCCGGGTGATCTCGCCCCTCCGCCCCCGCCGCCTCCGGGCGAGGGTCCGCAGGGCCACCGTCGCGGCCCGCCCCCCCCGCCGCCGCTGGCCAAGGGCGTCGATATCCGCATGGGCAGGGACGCGGGCGTGCGCATCGAATGCGGCGACGAGCCGATGGACCGCTGCCTCGCCGCCGCCAAGCCGCTGACGGACCGGCTCGCCAACCCGCCGGCTCCGCCCGCACCGCCGATGCCCGGCGACGCGCCGACGCCCCCGGCCAACTGATCCTTCATCGGCGGCGGCCCTCGGGTCGCCGCCGACTTGAGTCGTCCGGCCGGCGATGGTGGAGGGGTAGCGAGGAGACATGTCGGGAAGGTTGTTCGACAATGCCGACGCGTGATGTCCGGACGACTAATCGGCGCCCAGCATGCACGTTGCCATCGGCATGAGTAATGTCGTTGGGACGGCGCTTGCGAGGCGCGTCCCCCAGGCCGATGGCAGGGAAGCGCCAGCGGCCCGGCCCGGCCTTTGAACAGTCGCTCGGCCATCAGAAGCCGCTCAGCCGGCCCCTCGCGATAAAACCCTCGCGCATGAAATCGCGCGAGCGTCCTCGCACTCTCTCAGTCAGCCGTCGCCGCCTGAGAAGGCGTCTGAAGGCGGTCGATATTGGAGCGCACGACGCGGCGATAATCCGTCACGACGCTGCCGAAACTGCGGCCGGTGGCCAGATGCAGGAAGGCCTCTTCCGAGGCGCGGATCTTCTCGCAGACCATCAGGGCGGACTCGTCCCAGGCCGGAAGGCCGCCGAACCAGAGCTTCTGCATCCGAAGCCCGATGACCTGGTTCGACTCCAGGGTGAGGCAGGCGAGATTTCCGAAGATGTTCAACATGAAGTCTCTTTCGCGGTCAGGGCTGAAACGCATCGAAGGGCGCGGCGTCGCCCCTGCGAAACCCAGCGGCATGGCTTACACATAGGATGCACCGCCGAGATTTCCGAAAAGCTTCCAGCGCCGAGGCGAAGCGCGTAATCAAGGCATGACGGGCGGAAACCGCTCGGCCGTGAAGCGCAGCGAGATCAGCGCCGCGCCTCGCTCGTTCGTCACCGTGGTCAGGATCTCGGCCCGGCTCGGCATGCGGCCGTCGATATCGCGCAGCAATTCGCCCGTGGAGGTGATGGCGAGCGACCAGGCGGCCTCGTCGTCGTCGAGAAGACGGCCTTCGCGATCGACATGCAACGTGTCGCCGGAGACCTGGAAGAAATAGCGGGGCATGACGTCAATCCGCGGCAAACACGCGAGCGGCGAAACTCGGCCCTGCGACGCAGGACCGTAGAGCCATCGGCGGTGCCGGTTCGATCAATTCTGGCATGGGCATCGGGAGAGGCCGACAGGCCGTTCGAATATTGCACCAGATTCGAGCGAACCTTTTCAGTATGGCACAAATCAAAGAGAACACTATAATCGATATTGAAGGCTGCTATAAGTCAGGGACAAGTCCTGTGCCATCCACCCTGATCCGGCGTGTCCAGTCCGGATGCTTGACGGGGTAAACCATCCGACGCGTCGGATAGGCGGCACCAGCCGCTGCAGGACTTCCTCTGGTTCATGACGGCTTCCGGTCTTTCATGGGAAACGGCAGCCGATGTCCTCGCCCAATCTGCTGATCCGAAAGCTCGAAGGCTTTCATGCGCTGACGCGCGACGACCGCGACCTGCTGGAGCGCTACAGCCGCCCCCTGCGCGAGGTGCCGGCCAAGCGGGACATCATCCGCGAGGGCGACGTGCCGGAGGACGTGGTGCTGATCCTGTCGGGCTTCGCCTGCCGCTACAAGCTGATCGAAGGCGGCAAGCGGCAGATCATGGCCTTCCTCGTGCCGGGCGATTTCTGCGACTTCCAGGTCTTCATCCTCAAGCACATGGACCACAATATCGGCACGCTGTCGCGCTGCCAGGTGGTGCGGATCAAGCGCGAGGCGATCCTGGAGCTCACCGAGCGCCCGGCCATCGCTCGCGCCTTCTGGTGGGCCTCGCTGGTGGACGCCGCCACCTTGCGGGAATGGCTGGTCAATATCGGCCAGCGCACCGCAGACGCTCGCATCGCCCATCTCCTGTGCGAGCTTCTGGTGCGGCTGGAGGCGGTGGGGCTGGTGAAGGACAACAGCTACTCCCTGCCCATCTCGCAGAACGACCTCGCCGATGCGCTCGGCGTGACGGTGGTCCATGCCAACCGCATGCTGATGACGCTGCGCGATCAGAACCTGATCGAACTCAGCGCCCGCGAAGTGGTGGTGAGGGACGTCGCCAGCCTCAAGACCTTCAGCGGATTCAATCCCAACTATCTCCATCTCGATCGATGAACGGCACCCGGCGGACAGAGCTTTCGACGGGAAAAGTCGAAAGCGCCGGCTCAACCTTATAATCCAGGTTATAGAGGGGTCTATTTTCCCGGCTTTTCTCTCTTATCAGAGAAATACTTAGGAACCGTTTGGACAAAGGGGCCTTTTCTTGGCTGGAACCGTCCTTCAACGATAGCGGCAAGCCGTTTCGGCTGTACCCTTCCGCGAAACGCGAGCGCATCCAGTGCTCGGTCGCAGATATCACGAGACGCGCACGCCCCTTGGCGATGCGTGGCGTTCGGATGTCTCGACACCGCCGGGCGGTTCCCTTCACCGACAAGGACATGCCGACATGAGCGACGCCCGGACCCCCTCCCCCTCCCCCAGCTTCCGGGACAACGCCCGCGAAGGCGCCGTGCCGATCGACCCGCTGGGCCACCCCGCCACGACGGTCGCCGAAGACGCCCACACGATGCTCGTCAATAAAGTGTCCTGGGGCGCGATCTTCGCCGGCGTCGTGGTCGGCCTGATCACGCAGGTTCTGCTGACCATGCTGGGCGTCGGCATCGGCATCGCGACGCTCGACCCCGGGATGGGCGCGGCCGGCAATCCCGCCGCCTCCACCTTCTCGATCGGTGCCGGCATCTGGTATGTCCTGTCGGGCATCGTGTCGGCCTATGTCGGCGGTTACATCGCCGCGCGCATGTCCGGCCGCACCGCGCCGACCACCGGCGCCCTGCATGGGCTGACGGCCTGGGCCTTCACCACGCTTCTCGTTCTCTATCTTCTGACCTCGGCGATCGGCGGCATCGTCGGCGGCGCCTTCAGCGGCGTGACGGGCGCGATCGGCGGCCTCGGCCAGACCGTGGCGCAGACCGCGGCGCCGATGCTCGCCAATTCCAACCCGCTCGACGCGATCGAGGGTCAGGTGCGCGCCACCGGCACCGATCCCGACGCGCTGCAAGCCAAGGCCGTCAACGCCATCCGCGCCCTCGTGGTCGGCGGACAGGCGGGCACGGACGATGCGCGCAATCAGGCGGTGCAGGCGCTGGCACAGGCTCGCAACATCCCCGTCGATCAGGCGCAGCAGCAGGTGGCCGATATCGAGCAGCGCACGCGTCAGGCCATCGACAGCGCCAAGGAGACCGCGACCAAAGCCGCCGACACCGCCGCTTCGGTGGTCTCGACCGGCGCGCTCCTCGCCTTCGCGGCCCTGGTGCTCGGCGCCATCGCCGGTTGGCTGGGCGGTCGCTCGGGCGTGGTGCATCCCGTCTTCGCCGATCGAATCGTTCCGACCAGACACCGCGTCTGACATCTTGATCCCAGCAAAAGCGGCCGGCCCTTCTGGGTCGGCCGCTTTCGTTTGCGTGAGATGCGCCAGGCGGAGCTGACCCTGACCTGTTTCCGAGGGACGGAACGGCCCGATGGGTCGTCATTCAGTCCTAATCTTAACTTAGATTGTAGGACGATCGGTCGCGAAGGGGACTGATGGGGCTTGAATGACCTGCAGGCGCAGGACGCGTCCAATGCAGGACTGTCGAGGAGCATCACGATGGACAACCACCCGGATGATCCGATGACAACTCCGGGCCAGCGCGACTTCAGCCAGTTGCGCCTGGAACTGTTGCACTGCGCCCATCAGATCCAGGCTCTCGGTCAGCGACCGCCCAGCGACACGGCTGCATTGACGGATTCGATCTCGAACTTGGTGCGCATCGCTCATGCGCTCAGCCAGCCCCGGAACACAGCCGCCCTCAGCGACGAGGCGCAGCTGATTCACGACTTGTCCCGCGCGGTCCATCGTATCGAAGACGCCAAGACGCGCGACGCCTTGAAGAACCGTCTAGCCGAACTCGGCTACTCCGTACCCGAGACGGATTCGGAAGACGCGAAACGATCCTGAGGCCCGATCGCGCGCCGCCCCCCAATTCCTCTACGTCACTTCGCCGCCCTTACGCAGCGGCCGACACCATGGGCCTGCGCCTAAAAACGAACGCGATTGTTGCAGGCGCGCATCGCTTGAAGAGGCGAAGCCGGAAAATCGTAGTGGAACTTTCGGTAGCAGATATGTAACTTATGATATGGCGCGACGATGCTCCACGCGACATCAATGCCTCTTCAGTGGGAGGTGGCAAGCATGCGCCAGAACACCGAACTGCTCATGGTTGCGCTGGAGCTTCGCCTCATGGCCCATCATGTCGGGGGACATCAGATCGGGCGAAGATCGGCGCAGGCTCCCGAGCCGCTGCGCGATCGGTTGACCCAAGCCGCCGAAGCTCTGGAGGCTTTGGTGCGAAGCGGCGCCCCAGCCCTGGAAACGCCCACTCTGGACGGTGCCGCCCCTGCCGGTTGAGGCGGCGACGCCTTCGCCGAGTCCCTCAGCGATGGTCCGACAGGCAGGCGCCGTGATCGCCCAAGACTTCGATCACCCGGCAATCCGCCACGGAATGCTCGCCGCAATCGGCCATGCGGGCCACCTCGCGGCGCAGCGCCGTCAGCCGCGCGATCTTGTGGTCGATATCAGCCAGATGCGCCTTGGCGATGCGGTCCGCCCCCTCGCAGGAATGAAGCGGCTCGCCCGCCAGCGCCAGAAGCTCGCGGATCGGCTCGATCTCGAAGCCGAGTTCGCGCGCATGGCGGATGAAGCGCAGGCGGCTGAGATCGGACGCGTCGTAGAGCCGGCGATTGCCCTCCGTGCGCGGCGGGGCGGGAAGCAGGCCGATCTGCTCGTAATAGCGGATGGTCGGCACCTTGATGCCGCTTGCGCGCGAAGCCTCGCCGATCGGAACGCCCAAGCTCATTTTTTC contains:
- a CDS encoding DUF6894 family protein, with translation MPRYFFQVSGDTLHVDREGRLLDDDEAAWSLAITSTGELLRDIDGRMPSRAEILTTVTNERGAALISLRFTAERFPPVMP
- a CDS encoding Crp/Fnr family transcriptional regulator translates to MSSPNLLIRKLEGFHALTRDDRDLLERYSRPLREVPAKRDIIREGDVPEDVVLILSGFACRYKLIEGGKRQIMAFLVPGDFCDFQVFILKHMDHNIGTLSRCQVVRIKREAILELTERPAIARAFWWASLVDAATLREWLVNIGQRTADARIAHLLCELLVRLEAVGLVKDNSYSLPISQNDLADALGVTVVHANRMLMTLRDQNLIELSAREVVVRDVASLKTFSGFNPNYLHLDR
- a CDS encoding GNAT family N-acetyltransferase, producing MRAYRPADRDGCLRLFDGNVPEFFAPSERGDFAGFLSRPSHTAHFWVLEQGGALVACGGWLPEADGETVGLCWGMVDRALQRKGLGSRLTQARILAARQAPGITRVRLDTTQHSQGFYARFGFEVENISKDAYAPGLDRWDMILRL
- a CDS encoding 6,7-dimethyl-8-ribityllumazine synthase codes for the protein MTLARYAFVKANWHSDIVDQSLAGFTEIVSPEAVDVFDVPGAFELPLMALELARTGRYEAVVGAAFVVDGGIYRHDFVAQAVVDGLMRAGLESGVPVLSVSLTPHHYQETEHHNAIFRAHFVEKGREAARAALAIGKTRAAAKALSAAPLASPRRPWPVEAQDRRAV
- a CDS encoding bifunctional diguanylate cyclase/phosphodiesterase, whose protein sequence is MVEIFLTLAKDHAITLVVAATVVCIVASWLFFDLFERVRGTVGLSRLQWLGFAALAGGLGVWTTHFIATLGYRPDFAFSFDPDMTAASALISVAIVGLPAALTALTDRTWLKLLGGAVTGAGIVLMHVAGMAALTNCGVEQPAAGAVPIALASAALCALAMALPERTRPGIRIALAVAAVSLVHFGLIAGTAIVPVGSEPSGIDRSILGFLVGIVVICLALSAGALVTSSSKLAEQKQREALFSNALTNMSNGLLVIGAGGRIDLFNDRLVTLFDIRPEGVAIGMPWQRYLANLAERLGWNEARLGRVIDNHTQWFALDRTTYLEHALEDGRTISVSCRPIMGGGAVLTYDDVTAERQAQREVERLAFHDPLTGLPNRRKFAQELEAAYEGRRAATLFLIDLDRFKIVNDTLGHAAGDWLLTECGVRMGRVCERGELVARLAGDEFAVLSLSCDEDEAAGLSRRIIATLSDPFLIHGRMVSVGCSIGMASTRDAASADVMIQHADLALYKAKTLGRGRNQRYEAGMQEAAMRRSVLEADLRGALERGEFTLLYQPLYRIEDRSVLGFEALIRWQHPARGFISPGEFIPVAEETGLIREIGLWIVEEACRHVRQWPDGIHVAVNVSPVQLRSEGFPGEVARLLEAAGVSPDRLEIELTETALVEDSELIAASLRTLRDSGIRVAMDDFGTGYSSLAHLRKFDLDCIKIDLSFVQTAPFDPAAAAVLHAVVQLARGLGVGTVGEGVETEEQFEVLRQAGCEVAQGYLLGRPMTAMQAYALCRAETRQNVRRALARRSVAV
- a CDS encoding LysR family transcriptional regulator, producing MRRGELDDLALFAAVARARSFTRAAAELGLSPSALSHALRGLESRLGVRLLARTTRSVAPTAAGERLLERLQPALDEVALGLSILADWRDAPSGALRLTTFNYAARTILAPRLPRFLLDHPDIAVEVVVDDRLVDLVAGGFDAGIRFGETVERDMVAVRVGPDLRTVVIGTPDYFKRHARPETPADLKTHSCVNYRLIGGGGLLPWEFERDGQEIKVQVGGQLIVNDEVLAGAAVRAGAGLGYMLEHDVAGEIADGRLVQVLDGWCAPFPGCHLYYPSRQVPLALRALIDTLRWTGSQPQS